The Hyphomicrobium sp. 99 genome contains the following window.
TCTCATTCCGCAAAATGAGAAGACGATGGCGACGCCGCTCAGCCGGCTCTCCATCGGTGCTGTCAAAAGATTTTTCCCGCCGCCCGACGAGCAGCGCATCCGTGCCGGCTTTGCCAACAAGGCGGTTGAAGTCGCAGAGTACAACAGCACGTTCTGGTATCCGAAGCGCGGCGGCATCGATGTTCTGACGCGCGGCCTCGCCCGTGGCCTCAAAAGCGTTGCGACCAACGAAGAAATCATCGGTATCGACCTCGATCGGCGCACCGTTTCGACGAGCGCGGGGCGCACCATCGCCTGGGAAAAGATGCTGCCGAGCATTCCTCTCAAGGCGCTCTGCAAGCTGACGGGCGACCCAAAACTAACTGCGGCTGCCAATCGGCTGAGCCACAGCTCGACAATCAGCTTCAATTTCGGTGTTCGCGGAAAATTGCCGAGCAAACTCAAGGATGCGCACTGGGTCTACGTGCCCGACCGCGCCATCCCGTTCTATCGCTTCGGCTGCTATTCGAACATCAGTCCGGCCATGGCGTCGAGCGGCTATAACGCGGTCTATGTCGAAGTCGGCGTGCCCGGTGATGATATCGACCGCACCGACATCGTCAGCAAGATCCAGCCCGGTGTCATCGCCGCACTCGAAAAACTCGGATGGGTGAAAAGCGAAGATATCGTTTGCACCGTCGCGCACGTCATCCGTTGCGCCTACGTCCATCACACGCCCGAGCGTGATCAGCTCGTACAGGGCATTCTCGCGCGGCTGAACGCGGCGGGCATTCATCCCATCGGCCGCTATGGGCTATGGGATTATGTGGGGATGGAAGATTCGATCAGCTCGGCGCTGACAACCGTCGAGTCACTGGTTGGATAGGGGAGGCCGCCGCGTGAAAACATTGATCGTGACCGCCGACGACTTCGGGATGTCGATCCCCGTCAATGAAGGCATCGAAGCTTCCCATAGCAATGGAATTCTCTCCGCAACGAGCTTGATGTGCGGGGGCGAGGCGTTTTCCGACGCCGTCGAACGCGCAAAGCGGTTGCCGAACCTCGGCGTCGGCCTGCACATACACTTGGTCGATAGCCGCCCGGTCCTGCCGCCTGAAAAAATCCCGCTGCTGGTCGGTCCCGACGGATGCTTCTCGAATAATCCCGAGCGCTTCGGCTTCAATCTGTTTTTCTCGGGCGAGATGCGGCGTCAGGCCGAAGCCGAGATCGAAGCACAGTTCCAGCGCTTCGAAGGAACCGGCCTCGTGATGGACCACATCAACGGCCATCATCACTTCCACATGCACCCCGCCGTGACGGATGCCATCGCGAAGTTCGCGCCGCGCTATGGATCGGCGCCCGTGAGATTTCCGGTCGAGCCGTTTTGGCCGTCCTGGCAAGCGGGCGCCGACAAACCCGTTCAACGCTTCTTCAATTGGGCATTCTATGCCGGCCTGACGTACCGGATGCGCCGGAAGCTCAGGGCTGCCGGGCTGGTGCTTAACGATCACGTATTCGGTGTAACCGACACGGGCGCTATGACCGAAAAGCGGATTCTCAGCTATCTCGAACACCTGCCCGATGGCGTGACAGAGCTTTATGCTCATCCCGCGATACGCGTCGAAAATCAGCCACAAACCTACGGCTCAGCCGAGGAATACCACGGTCTTGTCAGCCCGGTTGTCCGCGCCAAGGTTGCAGCCCTTGGGTTGCAACCTCTGACATTCAAAGCAGCCTTCGCGACCTGAGGTGTCGAAAGCTGCAGCATGTGGTACGCCGACCGGAAGTCATCGTAGCGGCGCGTTAGCCGCCTGATCTTATCGCCTAGGGGGACGTCCGCCGCATGCACTTGCCGATCCTGGTTCTCAATCCCTTTGTGATCGCCGGTATCATCCTGGGTCTTGCGGCTTTGGCCTATTTGGTACTCGCGCTCTATTTCACCGCGCGCTTCCGCGAGCGTCCGGCTGCTGTCGAAGGATGGCGCCCGCCCGTATCGGTGCTGAAGCCCGTCCATGGCGCGCAGCCGTTCCTCTACGATTGCCTTCGCACGTTCTGCGATCAGGATTGGCCTGAGTACGAGATCATTTTCGGCGCGCATTCGGAAAACGATCCGGCCGTCGCAATCGTCAAACGTCTGATCGCAGAATTTCCGGATCGCAATCTGCGATTGGTCGTTGACGCAAACCTCGTCGGCCCCAATCCGCGCGCTTCGAACCTTGCGAATATTTATAAAGCTGCGCGCTACGACATTTTGATCGTCGCCGATGCCGATCTGAAGGTTGACCGCAACTGCATCGCCTCGATGGCCGCACCGTTCGTCGATCCGAAAGTCGGGGCCGTGGCGTCGATCTACAAGGGCCTCCCCTACGGAGGAGCCGCTGCTGCCGATTTCGGCGCAATGAATATCAGTGACTGGTTCGCCCCCTCGGTTCTGGTCGACGTCGGACTTCGCGGAATTGATTTCGTATTCGCGATGTGCGGCGTCCGGCGCGAAGCGCTCGACTCGTTCGGCGGCTTCGATCACCTCGCCAACTTCTTCCCGGATGACTTCGCGCTCGGAAACCTCACGGCCCAGAAAGGCTATGAGGTGGTGCTCTCTTCCTACTGTTGCGACACCATCGTGGCGGAGAGGAGTTTCAGCGAACTGTTTCGCCATGAGATCCTGTGGCAGCGGATGGAGCGGTTCTGTCGGCCCGCCGACCACTTCATGTCGGTGATCACCTGGCCGTTGCCGTTGCTTCTCGTTCTGCTCTTGCCGTGGCCGTCAATCATCGGACTATCGATCGTCGGCCTGGAGATCCTGCTCCGTATCGCACTTCACTATCAGGTTCGCCGGAGCTTCCGGATGAATACGCCCGCTCGGGCTTGGTTGGTTCCGGTGCGGGAATGCGTATGCTTCTTCGCGTGGGCGTTCGGCCTTTTCGGCAACAAAGTGCGCTGGGGGAAGAACATCTTCACCTACGAAGCTTTCCGTAAGCTCATCGGGGACGGACGGAACGCCGCTGCCTCGAACAGTGACCGGCGCATGGCCGCGGCGGTCGGAGACAAGGGATGAGCGCCGAGCCGATCCCCTCTTCCTCCAATTCACGCACCGCGTTGTTCATTGCCGCGATGTCCGGAATAACGTTCGCGATTTGCCTCGTCGTCTATTTCGGCATCTCCGGCGTTTGGGATGCGATGGCGACCGCAGGTTGGCGCGGCATGAGCGCGATTCTCGGTGCCTATATGGCGTCGCTGTTCTTCTGCGCCTGGAGCTGGCGCGTGCTGCTCGTTGAAAGCCATCCGACGCATCGGGGCATGTTGTTTCTGTGGGCGCGCTGGGTTCGCGACAGCATCGGCAATCTGCTCGCCATCATCCCCGGCGCCGGCGAAGCCGCGGGAGCGCGCGAATTGAGCAAGCACGGCCTGAGAGTGAGCGTCGCGGCCGCGACGACGATCACCGACATGACGACGGAAATGCTGAGCCAGCTGCTCTATACGTTCATGGGGCTCGCCATACTCTTCGTCTATCATCCCGATGAACCGGCGGCCTGGTGGGCGGCCGGAGGACTCGGCATAGCGACCATCGCTGTCGTGGGCTTCCTCGTCGCGCAGAACAAGGGGCTGATCCTCTTTCTGGAGACGCTGCCGGCGAAGCTCGGCTTCACACGCGCTTGGGAAGGCCTATCCGACAGCGACAGCATTCATGCTGCCATTCAATCGATCTATCGCAAGAAGGGAGCCGTTATCGCTTCGACCTTCCTGCATCTTTTGGGCTGGCTCGCGGGCGCTGCCGAAACCTGGATCGCATTGTGGTTCATGAACCAAGCGCTTTCGGCGGGCGATGTGCTGTCTCTCGAAAGTCTCGTCTTCGCACTCCGCACGGCAGCGTTCATCGTCCCCTGGGCCGCAGGTGTTCAGGAGGGCGGCTACGTGGTGATCGGCGGCCTGTTCGGATTAGGCCCGGATGTGGCGCTGGCCCTCTCGTTGCTGAAACGCGCGCGCGAAATCATCTCTGGATTGCCCGGCCTCCTCGCGTGGCATTTCTCGGAAGGCAAACGCCTCTGGCAAAACCGCCTCGCGTCCTCACGCAAATAGCGGACGCGAGCAAAAGCAGTCCCAACATCGGCCTTTCATATGGGCCGCTTATTCCTCTAGGCTTCCGCCGGACTCGGTAATCGGGAGGCCATGAATGAAATCCCTTTGCGTTGCCTTTCTCTTCGCGATTGGTTTGGCAACTCCGGCGCTCGCCGTCCGCTGCGATGGAGACTTCCAGCTCGTTAAGGGCTCGTGGGTATCGACGCCCTATTGCCGAGCCGCGCAGATCGCAAGCGTGGCCCGTGAATCCGGCATTCGCGTTTCGCCAGCAGCAATCCTGGCAAATCCCGCTCGCGGCGACGAGCTGTGCCGCTTCCTCGGAGCCGACTACCGGGTACATCCCGCGTGTGAACAGCTGCACGCCGTGATCGAATTTGTCTGGTAGCCGCGAACTCCGGCGGGTTGCCTGCCTGATCGTGTCAATCGTTAACGGACGGCTCCGAATTGCTCCGGGCCGGTCAACGGCGCTTTAGGCGAGGATGCCGTTGTCTTGGGGCGCCTAAAGCGCTTTACTGCCACAAATACGGATACGGAAAGTTCGCATGAATTGCTTCACCCCGGAGGCAACAGATGAGCCAGTTATCTGTACCGGTTTCCGAAGACGACCACATTGAAGGTCCGATGAATGCGCCAATGACCTTGGTCGAATACGGCGATTTCGAGTGCCCCTACTGCGCGGAGGTCTTTCCGGTCATCAAGGGAGTACAAGAGAAGATGGGCGAGAATTTGCGGTTCGTCTTTCGGCATTTTCCGCTGACGCGGCTTCATCCCCACGCGGAGCATGCGGCGGAAATCTCCGAAGCTGCCAATACCATCGATCGCTTTTGGGACATGCACGATATGCTTTTCAAGAACCAGTCGGCGCTCGATGACGCGCACCTGATGATCGACGCAAGAGCTGTCGGGCTTGATGATGAAAGCGCTCGCTTGGCCTTCGCTGGCGGCTACGCCGATCATATCAAGAGAGATTTTCGCAGCGGCGTGCGCAGCGGCGTGAACGGAACGCCATGCCTCTTCGTTAATGGACAACGCTACGACGGCCCGCGCAACGTCGATACCATCGTGGCGGCGCTCAAGACCATCAGCCCCAACCCATCCGAGCTCGACGCTTGAACCGTGACGACGGCTCTGGTGTTGAGTGTTTTCCCTTGAGGCCTAAGTGGAAATTGCCAGAGCCGCTCTCCGTGATCTCCCCTCCGTCGATGCCGTTCTGAATAGCGCGACCGCCGCCGCGCTCTTGGAGCGGTTCGGACGTTCCGCTTCCACGGAAGCGATCCGAACCGTGCTTGCTGAAACACGTATCGCGCTCAAGTCGAGGATGTTGCCGCCCCCGACAGTCGAGCAGGTGGCGACGCTGGCGCTGTCTCGGCTCGCCGACGGCGATCGCACGGCTCTTCGCCCGTTGTTCAATCTCACAGGCACCGTTCTTCATACCAATCTCGGACGCGCGGTGCTCGCCGAGGTCGCGATCGAAGCCGCGGTGGCAGCCATGCGAGATCCCGTCGCGCTCGAATTCGATTTGGCGACCGGCCGGCGCGGCGAACGCGATGATCATGTCAGAGATCTTCTCTGCGCTTTGACGGGCGCGGAAGACGCGACCGTCGTAAACAACAACGCCGCCGCCGTTCTGCTTTCGCTCAACACACTCGCCGCCGGACGCGAAGCGATTGTTTCTCGTGGCGAGCTGATCGAGATCGGCGGGGCCTTCCGCATGCCCGATATCATGTCCCGCGCCGGGGCGAAGCTCGTCGAGGTCGGAACAACGAACCGAACCCATCCGAAAGATTATAAGTCCGCAATCAACGAAGCGACCGGGGTCATTCTGAAGGTTCATACCTCGAACTATCGCGTCCTTGGTTTCACATCCGATGTCGGCGGAGCCGAACTCGCGCGCATCTCAGCCGACAGAAATGTTCCGCTGATGAACGATCTCGGATCGGGCACCATCGTCGATTTGTCCCGATATGGACTGAAGAAAGAGCCGACCGTGCGGGAAGCCGTGGCGGAAGGCGCCGATGTGGTGACGTTCTCCGGTGACAAGCTTCTCGGCGGGCCACAGGCGGGCTTCATCGTCGGCAAGCGCGCTATAATCGATGCCATCAATCGCAATCCCATGAAACGCGCGCTGCGCGTCGACAAAATCCGCCTCGCCGCCATCGAAGCAACGTTGAAACTCTATCGCGACCCGGATCGCCTTGCCGAACGCCTGCCTACGCTGCGGTTGCTCGCGCGGCCACGTTCCGAAATCGAAGATCAGGCTCGCCGCCTCTCGCCCGCCGTGCAGCAGTCCGTCGGACGAGGCTTCACGGTGACCATTTGCGAATGCGAAAGCCAGATCGGCTCCGGTGCGCTGCCGCTCGATACGATCCCGAGCGCCGGCCTCCGCATCACGTCGAACACCGGTGGCATCGCACTCGAACGATTGGCGGCCGCGCTGCGCGGCTTGCGCCGGCCGGTCATCGGTCGTTTGGAAGATGGCGCCATTGTCCTCGATCTCAGATGCTTGACCGATGAAACCGAATTTCTATCTGTTCTGAACGCACTCGATAGCGACCCCTCGGCGCAATTCCAAAACGGCCAACCCAGCCGATAAAAGCAAAATGATCATCGGCACCGCCGGCCACATCGATCACGGCAAGACGGCTCTGGTCAAAGCATTGACGGGGGTCGATGGCGATCGACTGAAGGAAGAGAAGGCGCGCGGGATCACGATCGACCTTGGTTTTGCTTATCTGCCAACGGCCGATGGCCAAATCCTCGGGTTCATCGACGTACCGGGCCACGAACGGTTCGTCCACACGATGCTGGCGGGCGCGAGCGGCATCGACTTTGCGCTGCTGACGGTCGCTGCCGACGATGGGGTGAAGCCACAAACGCTCGAGCACCTCGCGATCCTCGATCTTCTCGGCATCGGCAATGGCGTCGTGGTCGTGACGAAGGCTGATCTCGTGAGCGACGAGCGCATCGGCGAAGTCACGAGCCAGATCAAAGAAGCAGCCTCGGGCACTGTGCTCGCGAACGCCGATATCTTGACCGTCTCAGCGATGACGGGGCGCGGCATCGGCGACCTCCGCGAATATCTCGTGGCCGCGGCGTCAGTCATCCACGCGCGATCCGCCGAAGGGCGCTTTCGCCTCGCCGTCGATCGGGTCTTCACGCTGTCTGGCGTCGGCGTCGTCGTAACCGGTACGGTTCTCTCAGGCTCTGTTCGCGTCGGTGATCAGGTGCTGCTGAGCCCATCCGGATTAGCCGCCCGCGTGCGCTCGATACACGCCCAAAACAAACCCGCCGATACCGGCCGCGCCGGCGACCGTTGCGCACTCAATCTCGCCGGCCCCGACATCTCGAAAGATGCGATCCACCGTGGCGATATCGTGCTCGATCCGGAGCTTCACGCGCCGGCCAATCGCATCGACGCCGTCTTGCGAATTTTGCCGTCGGAAGAAAAGCCGATCGGGCAATGGTTTCCCGTGCGCTTGCATTATGCATCCGCCGAAGTCGGCGCGCGCATCGCTCTGTTCGACGACAAATCGCTTCAGCCCGGCTCGTCTGCCGACGTACAACTTGTTCTTGATCAGCCGATTGCGGCAGGCGTGCCCGATCGTTTCGTTCTGCGGGACGTCTCGGCGCAACGCACGATCGGCGGCGGCAAATTTATCGATCTCCGCGCGCCAGCCCGAAAGCGGCGAACGCCGGAACGGCAAGCCCAACGCGCCGCAATGGCGATAGACGATCCGCACGCGGCGTTGTCGGCGTTGCTCGACGCGCCGCCTTTCACGGTCGATCTGACGGCGTTCGCACGCGACAGGACTCTCTCGGGTGCGCAAGCCGAGCGGCTTTCTTCCGAGCTTGGCCTGACCGTCTTGGAAGCCCGCGATACGCGTACGGCTTTGTCGTCGCAACGATGGAAGTCCTTCGCGGCGGGCCTCGGCGAGCGAGTCGCGGCGTATCACGAAACGAACCCCGATCTCCAAGGTATCGGACGTGAGCAACTGCGCCTGATGCTCGAGCCGCGTTTGACCAAGACGGCATTCTCCGCCGCCCTTCAAAAACTAGCGAATGACGGCGGCATCGCGCTCGATGGCGCTTTCGTTCGCCTAGCGTCCCATCAAGTGCGTCTGGCGGCTGATGATGAAGCCGCATGGAAGTCAATCACCGCGCTTCTCAGAGGCGAAGAGCGTTTTCGCCCTCCGCGAGTACGCGACATCGCGAGTACGACCGGGCGCGCCGAGCGCGAGGTCCGCCGACTGCTGAAACTTGCCGGCCGCCTCGGTTGGGTCGACGAAGTGGCCCAGGACCATTTCTTTCTCCGTGAAACCGTCCGTGAGATCGTCGCCATTGCGGCAGGCATTTCAGAACAGGCGAAGACCGGAAC
Protein-coding sequences here:
- a CDS encoding NAD(P)/FAD-dependent oxidoreductase, which encodes MSRKWLVAGGGISGLSAAQSLQASGRDYLLLERCPALGGLTRTTQVEDFCFDYTGHFLHLRRFPKPSQIPYAHLNDDDWETVERKSYFYAGGRLINAPIQYHLGELPDELRNECEASYDSRPAARGDINGFREFIVSGFGQAVADKFLIPQNEKTMATPLSRLSIGAVKRFFPPPDEQRIRAGFANKAVEVAEYNSTFWYPKRGGIDVLTRGLARGLKSVATNEEIIGIDLDRRTVSTSAGRTIAWEKMLPSIPLKALCKLTGDPKLTAAANRLSHSSTISFNFGVRGKLPSKLKDAHWVYVPDRAIPFYRFGCYSNISPAMASSGYNAVYVEVGVPGDDIDRTDIVSKIQPGVIAALEKLGWVKSEDIVCTVAHVIRCAYVHHTPERDQLVQGILARLNAAGIHPIGRYGLWDYVGMEDSISSALTTVESLVG
- the hpnK gene encoding hopanoid biosynthesis-associated protein HpnK; amino-acid sequence: MKTLIVTADDFGMSIPVNEGIEASHSNGILSATSLMCGGEAFSDAVERAKRLPNLGVGLHIHLVDSRPVLPPEKIPLLVGPDGCFSNNPERFGFNLFFSGEMRRQAEAEIEAQFQRFEGTGLVMDHINGHHHFHMHPAVTDAIAKFAPRYGSAPVRFPVEPFWPSWQAGADKPVQRFFNWAFYAGLTYRMRRKLRAAGLVLNDHVFGVTDTGAMTEKRILSYLEHLPDGVTELYAHPAIRVENQPQTYGSAEEYHGLVSPVVRAKVAALGLQPLTFKAAFAT
- the hpnI gene encoding bacteriohopanetetrol glucosamine biosynthesis glycosyltransferase HpnI — encoded protein: MHLPILVLNPFVIAGIILGLAALAYLVLALYFTARFRERPAAVEGWRPPVSVLKPVHGAQPFLYDCLRTFCDQDWPEYEIIFGAHSENDPAVAIVKRLIAEFPDRNLRLVVDANLVGPNPRASNLANIYKAARYDILIVADADLKVDRNCIASMAAPFVDPKVGAVASIYKGLPYGGAAAADFGAMNISDWFAPSVLVDVGLRGIDFVFAMCGVRREALDSFGGFDHLANFFPDDFALGNLTAQKGYEVVLSSYCCDTIVAERSFSELFRHEILWQRMERFCRPADHFMSVITWPLPLLLVLLLPWPSIIGLSIVGLEILLRIALHYQVRRSFRMNTPARAWLVPVRECVCFFAWAFGLFGNKVRWGKNIFTYEAFRKLIGDGRNAAASNSDRRMAAAVGDKG
- a CDS encoding lysylphosphatidylglycerol synthase domain-containing protein, whose translation is MSAEPIPSSSNSRTALFIAAMSGITFAICLVVYFGISGVWDAMATAGWRGMSAILGAYMASLFFCAWSWRVLLVESHPTHRGMLFLWARWVRDSIGNLLAIIPGAGEAAGARELSKHGLRVSVAAATTITDMTTEMLSQLLYTFMGLAILFVYHPDEPAAWWAAGGLGIATIAVVGFLVAQNKGLILFLETLPAKLGFTRAWEGLSDSDSIHAAIQSIYRKKGAVIASTFLHLLGWLAGAAETWIALWFMNQALSAGDVLSLESLVFALRTAAFIVPWAAGVQEGGYVVIGGLFGLGPDVALALSLLKRAREIISGLPGLLAWHFSEGKRLWQNRLASSRK
- a CDS encoding DsbA family protein, with the protein product MSQLSVPVSEDDHIEGPMNAPMTLVEYGDFECPYCAEVFPVIKGVQEKMGENLRFVFRHFPLTRLHPHAEHAAEISEAANTIDRFWDMHDMLFKNQSALDDAHLMIDARAVGLDDESARLAFAGGYADHIKRDFRSGVRSGVNGTPCLFVNGQRYDGPRNVDTIVAALKTISPNPSELDA
- the selA gene encoding L-seryl-tRNA(Sec) selenium transferase, which produces MEIARAALRDLPSVDAVLNSATAAALLERFGRSASTEAIRTVLAETRIALKSRMLPPPTVEQVATLALSRLADGDRTALRPLFNLTGTVLHTNLGRAVLAEVAIEAAVAAMRDPVALEFDLATGRRGERDDHVRDLLCALTGAEDATVVNNNAAAVLLSLNTLAAGREAIVSRGELIEIGGAFRMPDIMSRAGAKLVEVGTTNRTHPKDYKSAINEATGVILKVHTSNYRVLGFTSDVGGAELARISADRNVPLMNDLGSGTIVDLSRYGLKKEPTVREAVAEGADVVTFSGDKLLGGPQAGFIVGKRAIIDAINRNPMKRALRVDKIRLAAIEATLKLYRDPDRLAERLPTLRLLARPRSEIEDQARRLSPAVQQSVGRGFTVTICECESQIGSGALPLDTIPSAGLRITSNTGGIALERLAAALRGLRRPVIGRLEDGAIVLDLRCLTDETEFLSVLNALDSDPSAQFQNGQPSR